One Helicobacter cetorum MIT 00-7128 DNA window includes the following coding sequences:
- a CDS encoding RloB family protein — MGSDELFKKRRARKQESRKNPSQEQKSRVLIVCEGEKTEPNYFLALKDYLRPKDIVRVIPAKHSSPSQILNTAKNRGENFDKVFCVMDVDKHETLEKALQETKENRMKPIISKPCFEFWILLHFEYCHNKPFYGSEWLVSEVKKKYCRDYSKGDYSKDKFRKLIEERSGNKARLTIAVEHAEKIEKKFKKEFKLLEIDLEKDLKNFNSYTNMHVLIKELNLFKQKTEN, encoded by the coding sequence ATGGGCAGTGATGAATTGTTTAAAAAAAGAAGGGCACGCAAACAAGAGTCTAGAAAAAACCCTAGCCAAGAACAAAAATCGAGGGTTTTAATTGTCTGTGAAGGAGAAAAAACAGAGCCTAATTATTTTTTGGCTTTAAAAGACTATCTTAGACCTAAAGATATAGTTCGCGTTATTCCTGCAAAACATTCTAGTCCATCGCAAATATTAAATACTGCAAAAAATAGAGGAGAGAATTTTGACAAAGTATTTTGTGTGATGGATGTGGATAAACATGAAACACTTGAGAAAGCCCTACAAGAAACTAAAGAGAATAGAATGAAACCTATTATATCTAAACCTTGTTTTGAATTTTGGATATTGTTGCATTTTGAATATTGTCATAATAAGCCTTTCTATGGCAGTGAATGGCTTGTTAGTGAAGTAAAAAAGAAGTATTGTCGTGATTATTCTAAAGGAGATTATAGTAAAGATAAATTTAGAAAACTTATTGAAGAAAGAAGTGGCAATAAGGCAAGATTGACAATAGCTGTAGAACATGCTGAAAAGATAGAGAAAAAATTTAAAAAAGAGTTTAAATTGTTAGAAATAGATTTGGAAAAAGACCTTAAAAATTTTAATAGTTATACCAATATGCATGTGCTGATAAAAGAACTGAATTTGTTTAAACAAAAGACAGAGAATTAA
- a CDS encoding AAA family ATPase yields the protein MLISFRLKNFCSFEEEQTLLMSANSQPDERERYTFVTDTHKKERLLKTTAIYGANASGKTNFVGALYIMREIVLESARNNSDTPLSFDPSIFKNNEPTEFEVTFIQENIKYQYGFAYCKERILEEWLFAYPKGREQCWFQRIYQEKSQKYEWKIGNNLKKGTLLQQATRDNALFLSIGDQNNNSQLQKVYAWFSHKLKFMSMKGFDPEFSIEQCLEGKEESKQRILQWLKSADIGIKDIKIKTVNTEKLKESFEKEKEKDALIKHFFEQFVNEKKEIKQANFLHANENGQQAFLPLGKESNGTQKLFAFLGPMMDSFEKGNILVVDEIDAGLHPLLCERIIDYFHSSFNANNAQLIFNTHATSLLRKNIFRKDQIWFCEKQYSATKLYPLSDFFIRKETRDIEKLYLEGRFGAIPYLDMILEQFDGQ from the coding sequence ATGCTGATTAGCTTTAGACTTAAAAATTTCTGTTCTTTTGAAGAAGAACAAACGCTATTGATGAGTGCAAATTCTCAACCAGACGAAAGAGAAAGATATACTTTTGTAACCGATACACATAAAAAAGAGCGTTTGCTAAAAACAACGGCTATTTATGGGGCTAATGCTTCTGGAAAAACAAATTTTGTTGGAGCATTATATATTATGCGAGAAATCGTATTGGAAAGTGCAAGGAACAATTCTGATACTCCTTTATCTTTCGATCCCTCTATCTTTAAGAACAATGAGCCTACAGAATTTGAAGTAACTTTTATTCAAGAAAATATTAAATATCAATATGGATTTGCTTATTGTAAGGAGCGTATTTTAGAAGAATGGCTTTTTGCCTATCCTAAGGGACGCGAACAATGCTGGTTTCAGCGTATTTATCAAGAAAAGAGTCAAAAGTATGAATGGAAAATTGGCAACAACCTTAAAAAAGGAACTCTTTTGCAACAAGCAACAAGAGACAACGCGCTCTTTCTATCTATTGGCGACCAAAATAACAACTCCCAATTACAGAAAGTATATGCGTGGTTTTCTCATAAATTAAAGTTTATGAGTATGAAAGGGTTTGATCCAGAATTTAGTATAGAGCAATGCTTAGAAGGAAAAGAAGAATCAAAACAAAGAATTTTACAATGGCTAAAAAGTGCTGACATAGGGATCAAGGATATAAAAATAAAAACAGTCAATACGGAAAAGCTCAAAGAAAGTTTTGAGAAAGAAAAAGAAAAAGATGCTCTCATTAAACATTTTTTTGAACAATTTGTTAATGAAAAAAAGGAAATTAAACAGGCCAATTTTTTACATGCTAACGAGAATGGGCAACAAGCTTTCTTACCTCTTGGGAAGGAATCAAATGGCACACAAAAACTTTTTGCCTTTCTAGGGCCTATGATGGACTCATTTGAAAAGGGAAATATACTAGTTGTAGATGAGATAGATGCTGGTTTACACCCTTTGCTTTGTGAGCGCATTATAGATTATTTTCATAGTAGTTTTAATGCTAATAATGCTCAACTTATTTTTAATACCCATGCAACATCTTTGCTTCGTAAAAATATTTTTAGAAAAGACCAAATTTGGTTTTGCGAAAAGCAATACAGCGCCACAAAGCTTTATCCATTGAGTGATTTCTTTATTAGAAAAGAGACACGAGATATTGAAAAACTTTACCTAGAAGGGCGTTTTGGTGCAATTCCCTATTTAGATATGATTTTGGAACAGTTTGATGGGCAGTGA